A single window of Gavia stellata isolate bGavSte3 chromosome 14, bGavSte3.hap2, whole genome shotgun sequence DNA harbors:
- the ATG4A gene encoding cysteine protease ATG4A: MLRCGQMMLAQALICRHLGRDWQWEKHKKQPEEYHRILRCFLDRKDCCYSIHQMAQMGVGEGKSIGEWFGPNTVAQVLKKLALFDEWNSLAVYVSMDNTVVIEDIKKMCWSPPQSSSAAHSSAHLHRSALGRNKNTAGFCTGWKPLLLIIPLRLGINHINPVYIDAFKECFKMPQSLGALGGKPNNAYYFIGFLGNELIYLDPHTTQSFVDSEENGTVDDQSFHCQQAPHRMKIMNLDPSVALGFFCKEECDFDNWCSLVQKEILKQQSLRMFELVQKHPPHWPPFIPPTKPEVTTTGAELIESTDKLFELEEEFEILSV; the protein is encoded by the exons ATGCTGCGATGTGGGCAGATGATGCTGGCACAAGCACTGATCTGCAGACATTTAGGAAGAG attgGCAAtgggaaaaacacaaaaaacaaccagaagAGTATCATAGAATCTTACGGTGCTTTCTAGATAGAAAAGATTGCTGTTATTCCATCCACCAAATGG CACAGATGGGTGTTGGAGAGGGGAAATCAATTGGAGAATGGTTTGGACCAAATACAGTTGCTCAAGTACTGAA GAAGCTTGCTTTATTTGATGAATGGAATTCATTAGCAGTTTATGTATCTATGGACAATACAGTGGTCATTGAAGACATCA AGAAAATGTGCTGGTCCcctccccagagcagcagcGCAGCCCACAGCAGTGCACATTTGCACAGAAGTGCTCTTGGCCGAAATAAGAACACAGCAGGATTCTGCACAGGCTGGAAGCCCCTCTTGCTTATTATACCTCTACGACTAGGGATAAATCACATAAATCCAGTGTATATTGATGCGTTTAAa GAATGCTTTAAGATGCCACAGTCTTTGGGAGCATTAGGAGGGAAACCAAATAATGCCTATTATTTCATAGGATTTTTag GCAATGAACTGATCTATTTGGACCCCCACACCACTCAAAGTTTTGTAGACTCGGAAGAAAATGGCACAGTTGATGACCAGAGCTTCCACTGCCAGCAGGCTCCGCACAGAATGAAGATCATGAATTTGGACCCTTCAGTAGCTTTA gGCTTCTTTTGCAAAGAAGAATGTGATTTTGACAACTGGTGTAGTCTTGTACAAAAG GAGATTCTAAAGCAACAGAGTCTACGGATGTTTGAGCTGGTCCAGAAGCATCCGCCCCACTGGCCTCCTTTCATACCTCCAACAAAGCCAGAAGTGACAACTACAGGAGCAG aactcaTTGAATCTACTGACAAGCTATTTGAATTGGAAGAAGAATTTGAAATCCTCAGTGTATGA